A genomic stretch from Helianthus annuus cultivar XRQ/B chromosome 1, HanXRQr2.0-SUNRISE, whole genome shotgun sequence includes:
- the LOC110935495 gene encoding cysteine-rich repeat secretory protein 38, whose product MLEKSGVTSNGVGGTIPRALAEPGSGHGQCSRTSATTTFAKNKRNLLDLLIKNTPLHDGFYNSSVGSNSDQVYGVAQCKANISTNVCANCLNSSITLVDGCSESPEIESIHSLCITKITNKNIFGVWTNSSTATYGNQGLEDPLVFSKGFAMMEDLASNAPYQPLMYQAAVIDVGVDGKRYGLAQCGRYLSRLNCRSCLEDRLQGFRSYVENRTGWEILGSSCSMWYSNVSDTYKTLNVSVVEIAPLTMPSDGQVPPGTTSVTSEENLIIPKI is encoded by the exons atgttagagaaaAGTGGGGTCACTTCGAATGGAGTtgggggcacaattcctagagctctcgcagaaccag GTTCTGGCCATGGCCAATGCTCAAGGACAAGCGCAACCACCACCTTCGCAAAAAACAAGAGAAACCTTCTTGATTTGCTTATCAAAAATACTCCTCTCCATGATGGTTTCTATAACTCAAGCGTCGGGAGTAACTCAGATCAAGTCTATGGTGTCGCTCAATGTAAAGCTAATATATCTACAAATGTTTGTGCCAACTGTttaaactcatccataactttgGTTGATGGATGCTCAGAATCTCCGGAAATAGAAAGTATCCACAGTTTGTGCATTACAAAGATCACGAACAAGAATATATTTGGAGTTTGGACCAACTCCTCAACGGCTACATATGGAAACCAAGGATTGGAGGACCCATTAGTCTTTTCTAAAGGGTTTGCCATGATGGAAGATTTAGCAAGCAATGCCCCTTATCAACCACTAATGTACCAAGCAGCTGTAATAGATGTTGGGGTCGATGGAAAAAGGTATGGTTTGGCTCAGTGCGGAAGATATTTGAGTAGGTTGAATTGTCGAAGTTGCTTGGAGGATCGATTACAGGGATTTAGATCTTATGTTGAGAACAGAACAGGATGGGAAATTCTTGGCAGCAGTTGCAGCATGTGGTATTCTAATGTTTCAGATACTTATAAGACTCTAAACGTGAGTGTGGTCGAGATTGCCCCTTTGACTATGCCTTCCGACGGTCAAGTTCCACCTGGAACAACTAGTGTTACATCAG AAGAAAACCTCATTATTCCTAAAATTTAA